Proteins from one Microbacterium sp. Root553 genomic window:
- a CDS encoding phosphatidate cytidylyltransferase: protein MSDDPTADDTDTPPMRREVRDSATPSGGGPLEDGAFPAFDPAVVPPRPPAPAVSAPAAPSSSIPSSLDTADHNAIREQWRAARDELGTHVSNARGQLDQANERIKERTGRDLILAILIGLAFGAALLASLLFIKVLFVPFALAAALLGVYELSLALRGSGRRIDVAPQFAAATMIVLSAFFLDLWLVWIVLFLAVAFVIVWRLVGQMIAADGRTYGDVLGDVVIGGFVQIYVPFLAAIALILLKQEDGQWWVLSFIAIAVAADTGAYAAGLAFGRHPMAPKISPKKTWEGFAGAVVASVAAGVLLALFLLHLPWWIGVIFGAAILLSATLGDLGESMLKRDLGIKDMSSWLPGHGGLLDRLDSILPSTIPALCLYFLFSSWTVL, encoded by the coding sequence ATGTCCGACGATCCCACCGCTGACGACACCGATACGCCGCCGATGCGCCGCGAGGTGCGCGATTCGGCGACCCCGAGTGGCGGCGGACCCCTCGAGGACGGGGCGTTCCCGGCGTTCGACCCCGCAGTGGTGCCGCCCCGGCCGCCCGCACCCGCGGTCTCCGCTCCGGCGGCTCCCTCCTCCTCGATCCCGTCTTCGCTGGACACCGCCGATCACAACGCGATCAGGGAGCAGTGGCGCGCGGCCAGGGATGAGCTGGGCACGCACGTGTCGAATGCCCGTGGCCAGCTCGATCAGGCCAACGAGCGCATCAAGGAGCGCACGGGCCGCGACCTGATCCTCGCGATCCTGATCGGCCTGGCGTTCGGTGCCGCGCTGCTCGCATCGCTGCTCTTCATCAAGGTGCTCTTCGTGCCCTTCGCTCTGGCGGCGGCACTGCTCGGCGTCTACGAGCTGTCGTTGGCGCTGCGAGGTTCAGGACGTCGGATCGACGTGGCGCCGCAGTTCGCGGCTGCGACGATGATCGTGCTGTCGGCGTTCTTCCTCGATCTGTGGCTCGTCTGGATCGTCCTGTTCCTCGCCGTCGCCTTCGTCATCGTCTGGCGCCTGGTCGGGCAGATGATCGCCGCGGACGGTCGGACGTACGGCGACGTGCTCGGCGACGTCGTCATCGGCGGCTTCGTGCAGATATACGTCCCGTTCCTCGCCGCCATCGCGCTGATCCTCCTCAAGCAGGAGGACGGGCAGTGGTGGGTGCTCAGCTTCATCGCCATCGCCGTGGCCGCGGACACGGGCGCGTATGCGGCCGGCCTCGCTTTCGGACGGCATCCGATGGCTCCGAAGATCAGCCCCAAGAAGACCTGGGAGGGCTTCGCCGGTGCCGTGGTCGCGTCGGTCGCGGCCGGAGTGCTCCTCGCCCTCTTCCTGCTGCACCTTCCCTGGTGGATCGGCGTGATCTTCGGCGCAGCGATCCTGCTGTCCGCGACGTTGGGCGACCTCGGCGAGTCCATGCTCAAGCGGGATCTCGGGATCAAGGACATGAGTTCCTGGCTCCCCGGCCACGGCGGACTGCTGGACCGCCTCGACAGCATCCTGCCGTCGACGATCCCGGCTCTCTGCCTCTACTTCCTCTTCTCCTCCTGGACGGTGCTCTGA
- a CDS encoding tyrosine recombinase XerC yields MEFPAAVDAFADHLERVRRLSSATVRAYRSDLRDLGASAPGLSLEQITLDTLRDWLWAATQRGDARSTLSRRAAAARSFFSWAVEQEVLTHDPSLRLIAPKRGRTLPTVASKDAMTALLETQRQAAESGEPTALRDHGVLELLYGAGIRVSELCGMDVDDLDLDRGTARVLGKGAKERVVPFGVPARDAIGAYLTRGRPALLARAAHPSAALFLGSRGGRIGPRAVYTLVAEVLAPFVGADTVGPHALRHTAATHLLDGGADLRAVQEILGHASLGTTQIYTHVSAERLTATYRLAHPRA; encoded by the coding sequence ATGGAGTTCCCGGCGGCAGTGGATGCCTTCGCCGACCATCTCGAGCGAGTGCGTCGGCTGTCCTCGGCGACCGTGCGCGCCTACCGGTCCGACCTCCGGGACCTCGGCGCGTCCGCGCCCGGTCTCTCTCTGGAGCAGATCACGCTGGACACGCTGCGGGACTGGCTGTGGGCGGCCACGCAGCGAGGAGACGCCCGTTCGACTCTCTCCCGTCGCGCCGCCGCCGCTCGGTCCTTCTTCAGCTGGGCGGTGGAGCAGGAGGTGCTCACGCATGATCCGAGCCTGCGTCTGATCGCGCCCAAGCGGGGGAGGACGCTGCCGACCGTCGCCTCGAAAGATGCCATGACGGCACTCCTCGAGACCCAGCGGCAGGCGGCGGAGTCCGGTGAGCCGACGGCGCTGCGCGACCACGGTGTCCTCGAGCTCCTCTACGGCGCGGGCATCCGCGTCTCGGAGCTGTGCGGCATGGACGTCGACGACCTCGACCTCGATCGTGGCACTGCACGGGTGCTGGGAAAAGGCGCCAAGGAGCGGGTCGTCCCGTTCGGGGTGCCCGCTCGTGATGCCATCGGCGCCTATCTCACCCGGGGTCGCCCGGCGCTCCTCGCCCGTGCCGCCCACCCGTCCGCCGCGCTGTTCCTGGGGAGTCGTGGGGGCCGCATCGGACCCCGCGCGGTCTACACTCTGGTCGCCGAGGTGCTCGCCCCCTTCGTGGGCGCCGACACGGTGGGGCCCCACGCATTGCGGCACACCGCGGCCACGCACCTGCTCGACGGCGGGGCCGACCTGCGCGCGGTGCAGGAGATCCTCGGACACGCGAGCCTGGGGACCACGCAGATCTACACGCACGTCTCGGCGGAGCGCCTCACCGCCACGTACCGCCTGGCGCACCCCCGCGCGTGA
- the pyrH gene encoding UMP kinase — protein sequence MTEGTGRRRVLLKLSGEAFGAGQLGVNPDIVSQIARDIAAAVDRVEIAIVVGGGNFFRGAELSQRGMDRGRADYMGMLGTVMNALALQDFLEQAGAPTRVQSAISMTQVAEPYIPLRAERHMEKGRVVIFGAGAGLPYFSTDTVAAQRALEIGAQEVLVAKNGVDAIYTADPNKHADAERIERVTYRDALQRGLKVVDSTAFSLCMDNNMDMRVFGMEPAGNVTRALLGEPIGTLVTS from the coding sequence ATGACCGAAGGCACTGGACGCCGTCGCGTACTTCTGAAGCTCTCCGGCGAGGCGTTCGGCGCCGGCCAGCTGGGAGTCAACCCCGACATCGTCAGCCAGATCGCGCGCGACATCGCCGCGGCGGTCGATCGTGTCGAGATCGCCATCGTGGTCGGCGGCGGCAACTTCTTCCGCGGCGCCGAGCTCAGCCAGCGCGGCATGGACCGTGGTCGCGCGGACTACATGGGCATGCTCGGGACCGTGATGAACGCCCTCGCGCTGCAGGACTTCCTCGAGCAGGCCGGTGCGCCGACGCGCGTGCAGTCCGCGATCTCGATGACGCAGGTCGCTGAGCCCTACATCCCTCTCCGCGCGGAGCGCCACATGGAGAAGGGACGCGTCGTGATCTTCGGCGCAGGAGCAGGGCTTCCGTATTTCTCCACCGACACCGTCGCCGCGCAGCGTGCCCTCGAGATCGGTGCACAGGAGGTCCTCGTCGCCAAGAACGGCGTCGACGCGATCTACACGGCGGATCCCAACAAGCACGCGGATGCCGAGCGCATCGAACGGGTCACCTACCGTGATGCTCTGCAGCGCGGTCTGAAGGTCGTCGACTCGACCGCGTTCAGCCTGTGCATGGACAACAACATGGACATGCGCGTCTTCGGCATGGAGCCCGCGGGCAACGTCACGCGCGCACTGCTCGGAGAGCCCATCGGAACTCTCGTCACGTCCTGA
- a CDS encoding alpha/beta hydrolase has protein sequence MSIEIRGPLELPARREDIVLETADGLSLVGELAMPESSGPVATLVTLHPLPTAGGFMDSHIIRKAAARLPALADLAVLRFNTRGTTSPRGTSDGAFDGGAAEQFDVAAAMDFVRERGLPRPWLLGWSFGTELALKYGRQHDVEGIILLSPPLHRATAAEVAAWADSDVDVVVLVPELDDYLRPPEARERFASIPHATLIAVEGGKHLWVGESQTRRVLTEIVAAVNPTALPLPTEWPSA, from the coding sequence ATGAGCATCGAGATTCGTGGACCTCTCGAGCTTCCGGCTCGACGCGAGGACATCGTCCTCGAGACGGCCGACGGGCTGAGCCTCGTCGGCGAGCTGGCGATGCCGGAATCGTCGGGTCCGGTGGCGACGCTCGTCACGCTGCATCCGCTGCCCACCGCCGGTGGTTTCATGGACTCCCACATCATCCGCAAGGCGGCGGCACGTCTGCCGGCACTGGCGGACCTCGCCGTGCTGCGCTTCAACACTCGGGGCACCACCTCGCCGCGAGGCACCAGCGACGGGGCGTTCGACGGGGGAGCGGCGGAGCAGTTCGACGTGGCCGCCGCGATGGACTTCGTGCGCGAACGCGGCTTGCCTCGTCCCTGGTTGCTCGGTTGGTCGTTCGGCACAGAGCTCGCGCTCAAGTACGGGCGCCAGCACGACGTGGAGGGCATCATCCTCCTCTCGCCTCCGCTGCACCGTGCGACAGCCGCAGAGGTCGCGGCGTGGGCGGATTCGGACGTCGACGTGGTCGTCCTCGTGCCTGAGCTCGACGACTACCTCCGCCCGCCCGAGGCCCGGGAGCGCTTCGCCTCCATCCCGCACGCCACACTGATCGCGGTCGAGGGCGGCAAGCACCTGTGGGTGGGGGAGAGCCAGACGCGCCGCGTGCTGACGGAGATCGTCGCAGCGGTGAATCCGACGGCGCTCCCGCTGCCGACCGAGTGGCCGTCGGCCTAG
- a CDS encoding DivIVA domain-containing protein, giving the protein MVDDVERVADGAEQAPPAFSVTSGRVRGYHRAAVDTFLAAARTAFEADGDDLSAADVRVASFPLVKNGYVVAEVDAALGRVEDALAARARERAVRSAGAGAWVEQARDEAQVILDHLARPAKHRFARTGVLTFGYRIDEVDHVSGRIARYLRDGEPLTAEQLRSAAFRMQRGGYREEQVDALLDAAVDVILAVR; this is encoded by the coding sequence ATGGTTGACGATGTCGAACGGGTCGCTGACGGTGCCGAACAGGCGCCTCCGGCATTCTCGGTGACGAGCGGCAGAGTGCGCGGATACCACCGCGCCGCCGTCGACACCTTCCTCGCCGCAGCGCGGACGGCGTTCGAAGCGGACGGCGACGACCTCAGTGCCGCCGACGTGCGCGTCGCCTCGTTCCCCCTGGTCAAGAACGGCTACGTCGTCGCCGAGGTCGACGCCGCACTCGGTCGTGTGGAGGACGCTCTGGCGGCACGCGCCCGCGAACGCGCCGTGCGTTCCGCGGGGGCCGGCGCCTGGGTGGAGCAGGCCCGAGACGAGGCTCAGGTCATCCTCGATCATCTCGCGCGCCCGGCGAAGCACCGCTTCGCGCGGACCGGTGTGCTCACCTTCGGCTACCGGATCGACGAGGTCGACCACGTCAGCGGACGGATCGCCCGGTATCTCCGTGACGGAGAGCCGCTGACCGCCGAGCAGCTGCGGTCCGCGGCGTTCCGGATGCAGCGGGGCGGGTACCGCGAGGAGCAGGTCGATGCCCTGCTGGACGCGGCCGTCGACGTGATCCTGGCCGTTCGCTGA
- the tsf gene encoding translation elongation factor Ts produces the protein MANFTIADLKALREQLGTGMVDTKKALEEADGDVEKATEILRLKGAKGNAKRADRSTSEGLVVAREQDGAVTLIELACETDFVAKNERFITLAEKVADAVAAVKADSVEAALAAPAGDKSVEQVISEEAAIIGEKVELRRVRTISGDHVEVYLHRTSKDLPPQIGVVVAYSGDDAETARSIAQHISFANPSYLSREDVPADAVEKERVIVTEISRNEGKPEAALPKIVEGRVSAFIKQVALLEQDYAKDNKLSVAQVAKDAGITVTDFARFKVGA, from the coding sequence ATGGCCAACTTCACCATCGCTGACCTCAAGGCGCTGCGTGAGCAGCTCGGTACCGGAATGGTCGACACCAAGAAGGCGCTCGAGGAGGCTGACGGAGACGTCGAAAAGGCCACCGAGATCCTGCGTCTCAAGGGTGCCAAGGGCAACGCGAAGCGTGCCGACCGTTCCACCAGCGAGGGACTCGTCGTCGCTCGCGAGCAGGACGGCGCCGTGACGCTCATCGAGCTCGCCTGCGAGACCGACTTCGTCGCGAAGAACGAGCGCTTCATCACGCTCGCCGAGAAGGTTGCGGATGCCGTCGCCGCCGTCAAGGCGGACTCGGTCGAGGCGGCTCTGGCCGCACCCGCCGGCGACAAGAGCGTCGAGCAGGTCATCTCGGAAGAGGCCGCGATCATCGGCGAGAAGGTCGAGCTGCGCCGCGTGCGCACCATCTCGGGCGACCATGTCGAGGTCTACCTGCACCGCACCAGCAAGGACCTGCCGCCGCAGATCGGTGTCGTCGTCGCCTACTCGGGTGACGATGCCGAGACCGCTCGCAGCATCGCCCAGCACATCTCGTTCGCGAACCCGTCGTACCTGTCCCGCGAGGACGTCCCGGCTGACGCCGTGGAGAAGGAACGCGTGATCGTCACCGAGATCTCCCGCAACGAGGGCAAGCCGGAAGCGGCACTGCCCAAGATCGTCGAGGGTCGCGTCTCCGCGTTCATCAAGCAGGTCGCACTGCTCGAGCAGGACTACGCGAAGGACAACAAGCTCTCTGTCGCCCAGGTGGCGAAGGACGCCGGTATCACCGTGACGGACTTCGCGCGCTTCAAGGTCGGCGCGTAG
- a CDS encoding tetratricopeptide repeat protein, with protein MSPAALRGAVDLSSLRNRPAAPAPGAQPQTGAPMADVVVDATDESFGQILELSRTVPVVVDLWAEWCGPCKQLSPIIEKVTRELGGKVLLAKVDVDANPQLAQGFRAQSIPMVVALIAGQPVPMFTGAVPEQQVREVFAQLLQLAAQNGVTGSLDVGAPSEQADVPEEPPMPPLHAEAFAAIEMGDYAAAIVAYEKALAENPRDEDAIAGLGQVRLLERVQKLDLQDARAAAAAGPLDIAAQFDVADLDLAGGHVDDAFGRLLDLFAQLPSDERTPVRERLVELFGLIGVTDPRVVMARNRLTSLLF; from the coding sequence ATGTCTCCCGCCGCTCTCCGAGGTGCTGTCGACCTCTCCTCCCTCCGCAATCGTCCCGCGGCTCCCGCGCCCGGCGCGCAGCCTCAGACAGGGGCGCCCATGGCCGATGTGGTCGTCGACGCGACGGACGAATCGTTCGGCCAGATCCTTGAGCTGTCGCGCACCGTTCCGGTGGTCGTCGACCTCTGGGCGGAGTGGTGCGGACCCTGCAAGCAGCTCAGCCCCATCATCGAGAAGGTCACGCGCGAGCTCGGCGGCAAGGTGCTGCTCGCGAAAGTCGACGTCGATGCCAACCCGCAGCTCGCTCAGGGGTTCCGTGCGCAGTCGATCCCCATGGTGGTCGCGCTGATCGCGGGTCAGCCGGTCCCCATGTTCACCGGAGCGGTGCCGGAGCAGCAGGTGCGCGAGGTGTTCGCGCAGCTCCTGCAGCTCGCGGCGCAGAACGGCGTCACCGGCTCGCTCGATGTGGGAGCGCCCTCCGAGCAGGCTGACGTGCCCGAAGAGCCGCCGATGCCGCCGCTGCACGCGGAGGCGTTCGCCGCGATCGAGATGGGCGATTACGCGGCCGCGATCGTCGCCTACGAGAAGGCGCTCGCGGAGAACCCCCGCGACGAGGATGCCATCGCGGGACTGGGGCAGGTGCGCCTGCTGGAGCGCGTCCAGAAGCTCGACCTCCAGGATGCACGGGCCGCGGCGGCAGCGGGTCCGCTGGACATCGCGGCGCAGTTCGACGTCGCCGACCTCGATCTCGCCGGCGGACACGTCGACGACGCCTTCGGTCGGCTGCTGGACCTCTTCGCTCAGCTGCCGTCGGACGAGCGCACGCCGGTGCGCGAGCGGCTCGTCGAGCTCTTCGGGCTCATCGGCGTGACCGACCCCCGCGTCGTCATGGCGCGCAACAGGCTCACGTCACTGCTCTTCTGA
- a CDS encoding AI-2E family transporter codes for MKIHNPFRTALVATLGVGLGILLIGSVESLSTVLLYVGTALFLSLGLDPLVSFLERKKLPRWVAVLITILGVLSIFAGIILIVIPVLVDQISQLIAQITVLVQRDTLLADLRQWMVDTFPNLKVDEVFAYVSNWLETNLAQIGGSIGQSVLAASGAVVSGLFGAFIVLILTIYLTASTPSLKRAVYQLAPASKRERFIDLAEQITDSVGYYVMGQVTQGVINGILSMIFLTIIDAPFPAVLAVVAFFFSLIPLVGTLTGSTIIVLVCLIPGLGSPATAIAAAVYYLIYMQIEAYVISPRIMSRAVSVPGAVVVVAALAGGSLLGLLGALIAIPVAASILILYRQVLIPRMNEL; via the coding sequence ATGAAGATCCACAACCCGTTCCGCACCGCCCTGGTGGCGACGCTCGGCGTGGGACTCGGCATCCTGCTGATCGGCAGCGTCGAGAGTCTGTCGACCGTGCTGCTCTATGTCGGCACCGCCCTCTTCCTGAGCCTGGGACTCGATCCGCTCGTCTCGTTCCTCGAGCGCAAGAAGCTGCCCCGCTGGGTCGCGGTGCTGATCACGATCCTCGGCGTCCTCAGCATCTTCGCCGGCATCATCCTGATCGTCATCCCGGTGCTGGTCGACCAGATCTCGCAGCTCATCGCCCAGATCACGGTCCTCGTGCAGCGCGACACTCTGCTCGCCGACCTCCGACAGTGGATGGTCGACACCTTCCCGAACCTGAAGGTCGACGAGGTGTTCGCCTACGTCTCGAACTGGCTCGAGACCAATCTCGCGCAGATCGGCGGATCCATCGGCCAGAGCGTTCTCGCGGCGAGCGGCGCCGTGGTCAGCGGGCTCTTCGGCGCGTTCATCGTCCTCATCCTGACGATCTATCTGACCGCCTCCACTCCGTCGCTGAAGCGCGCTGTCTACCAGCTCGCCCCCGCGTCGAAGCGGGAGCGCTTCATCGACCTGGCCGAGCAGATCACGGACTCCGTCGGCTACTACGTCATGGGGCAGGTCACGCAGGGGGTGATCAACGGCATCCTGAGCATGATCTTCCTCACGATCATCGATGCGCCGTTCCCGGCCGTGCTCGCCGTCGTCGCCTTCTTCTTCTCTCTGATCCCGCTCGTGGGAACACTCACGGGTTCGACGATCATCGTGCTCGTGTGCCTGATCCCGGGCCTCGGCTCACCGGCCACCGCGATCGCCGCGGCGGTCTACTACCTCATCTACATGCAGATCGAGGCGTACGTGATCTCGCCGCGCATCATGAGCCGGGCCGTCTCCGTGCCTGGCGCGGTCGTCGTGGTCGCGGCGCTCGCGGGTGGAAGCCTGCTGGGCCTTCTCGGCGCTCTGATCGCCATCCCGGTGGCAGCGAGCATTCTGATCCTCTACCGCCAGGTGCTGATCCCGCGGATGAACGAGCTCTAG
- the frr gene encoding ribosome recycling factor translates to MIADVLAETTSRMARAVEAAKEDFSTVRTGRANPQLFQKVLIDYYGTPTPLSQLASLANQEARTLIITPYDKSALKSIEQAIRDMPNLGANPTNDGNLVRVTMPELTADRRKEYVKLVKTKGEDAKVHVRGIRRKAKDELDALKSELGEDEIARGEKELDALTRQHVDLIDDALKRKEAELLEV, encoded by the coding sequence GTGATCGCGGATGTCCTCGCTGAAACAACCTCCCGTATGGCGCGCGCCGTCGAGGCCGCCAAGGAGGACTTCTCCACGGTCCGCACCGGCCGCGCCAACCCGCAGCTCTTCCAGAAGGTGCTCATCGACTACTACGGGACGCCGACTCCGCTCTCGCAGCTCGCCTCTCTGGCGAACCAGGAGGCGCGCACGCTCATCATCACGCCGTACGACAAGTCGGCGCTGAAGAGCATCGAGCAGGCGATCCGCGACATGCCCAACCTCGGTGCGAACCCGACGAACGACGGCAATCTCGTGCGTGTGACCATGCCCGAGCTCACCGCCGACCGTCGCAAGGAGTACGTCAAGCTCGTGAAGACCAAGGGCGAGGACGCGAAGGTCCACGTCCGCGGCATCCGCCGCAAGGCGAAGGACGAGCTCGATGCTCTCAAGAGCGAACTCGGTGAAGACGAGATCGCTCGGGGGGAGAAGGAGCTCGATGCCCTCACGCGCCAGCACGTCGACCTGATCGACGACGCACTCAAGCGCAAAGAGGCTGAGCTCCTCGAGGTGTAG
- the rpsB gene encoding 30S ribosomal protein S2, protein MAVVTIRQLLDSGVHFGHQTRRWNPKVKRFILTERSGIHIIDLQQSLGYIDKAYDFVKETVAHGGTILFVGTKKQAQEILAEQATRVGQPFVNQRWLGGLLTNFQTISKRLARMKELEELDYETPANSGFTKKELLLKKRELDKLHKSLGGIRNLTKTPSAIWVVDAKREHLAIDEAKKLGIPVIGILDTNADPDDFQYPIPGNDDAIRSVSLLTRIIADAAAEGLQQKHNPETGDAEPLADWEKELLETPVQESADAATVETAADEAAVVETPAADETAADAAGAEAHDEAIAAASGEETSEVAAAEAADAK, encoded by the coding sequence ATGGCTGTGGTCACCATCCGCCAGCTGCTCGACAGCGGCGTGCACTTCGGACACCAGACCCGTCGGTGGAACCCGAAGGTGAAGCGCTTCATCCTCACCGAGCGCAGCGGGATCCACATCATCGACCTGCAGCAGTCGCTCGGGTACATCGACAAGGCCTACGACTTCGTCAAGGAGACCGTCGCCCACGGCGGCACGATCCTCTTCGTCGGCACCAAGAAGCAGGCGCAGGAGATCCTCGCAGAGCAGGCGACCCGTGTCGGCCAGCCCTTCGTGAACCAGCGCTGGCTCGGTGGCCTCCTCACCAACTTCCAGACGATCTCCAAGCGACTCGCTCGCATGAAGGAGCTCGAGGAGCTCGACTACGAGACCCCTGCGAACAGCGGTTTCACGAAGAAGGAGCTCCTGCTCAAGAAGCGTGAGCTCGACAAGCTGCACAAGTCGCTCGGCGGAATCCGCAACCTCACCAAGACGCCGTCGGCCATCTGGGTCGTCGACGCCAAGCGCGAGCACCTCGCGATCGATGAGGCCAAGAAGCTCGGCATCCCCGTGATCGGAATCCTCGACACGAACGCCGACCCGGACGACTTCCAGTACCCGATCCCCGGTAACGACGACGCGATCCGCTCCGTCTCGCTGCTCACCCGCATCATCGCGGATGCCGCGGCCGAGGGTCTGCAGCAGAAGCACAACCCCGAGACGGGTGACGCCGAGCCGCTCGCCGACTGGGAGAAGGAGCTTCTCGAGACTCCCGTCCAGGAGTCCGCGGACGCCGCGACCGTCGAGACCGCCGCCGATGAGGCTGCCGTCGTCGAGACGCCGGCCGCCGACGAGACCGCCGCTGACGCGGCCGGTGCCGAGGCTCACGACGAGGCGATCGCCGCCGCTTCCGGTGAGGAGACCTCCGAGGTCGCCGCCGCCGAGGCCGCAGACGCCAAGTAA
- a CDS encoding murein hydrolase activator EnvC family protein, translating into MRTHPPMRAPMIVLALLLVLVSMGGRADASVMTATRARSILEGADPAPDPVHPRWDWPLEGPRDVTSPYRAPAHEYGAGHRGIDAMTSAGAEVRAPAEGRVAFRGSVVDRPLLTIEHPGGYVSTFEPLISTWHPGDTVAAGDVIGTVAVGGHAVAGTLHLGVRSHGVYIDPLLLFGSVPRAVLLPCCDGP; encoded by the coding sequence ATGCGAACCCACCCGCCCATGCGCGCACCGATGATCGTCCTCGCCCTCCTCCTGGTTCTCGTCTCGATGGGCGGTCGCGCGGATGCGTCCGTGATGACGGCGACGCGGGCGCGCAGCATCCTCGAGGGCGCGGATCCGGCTCCCGACCCCGTCCATCCCCGTTGGGACTGGCCGCTCGAAGGGCCCCGCGACGTGACGTCGCCGTATCGGGCACCCGCCCACGAGTACGGAGCCGGGCACCGTGGCATCGACGCGATGACGTCGGCCGGCGCCGAGGTCCGCGCACCGGCGGAGGGTCGGGTCGCCTTCCGCGGGTCCGTCGTCGACAGGCCGCTGCTCACCATCGAGCATCCCGGAGGGTATGTGTCGACGTTCGAACCGCTGATCTCGACCTGGCACCCCGGCGACACGGTGGCCGCCGGCGATGTCATCGGGACCGTCGCCGTCGGCGGCCATGCCGTGGCAGGCACGCTGCATCTCGGGGTCAGATCGCACGGGGTGTACATCGACCCCCTGCTCCTGTTCGGGTCCGTGCCGAGAGCGGTGCTCCTCCCCTGCTGCGACGGGCCGTGA
- a CDS encoding transglycosylase SLT domain-containing protein has protein sequence MTPLRDDVSPMPASATLSARSGSRRRGVVGFFSALAVVGFAAAMVAPTGVALAEQPLAEGPESAYAAALTETQNLTVTVEGAEIAPIQRGTFSVYVTPKPTPTPTPSTASSGDSGSGSGGGGPLFYTGGGAPAEWMAAAGIAESDWGYVDYIVSRESGWNPNATNRSSGACGLVQALPCSKVPGNGYDPVDNLRWATGYATGRYGSWAGAHAFWTNNHWW, from the coding sequence ATGACCCCCCTCCGCGACGACGTCTCGCCGATGCCTGCATCAGCGACTCTCTCGGCGCGCTCGGGCAGTCGTCGACGTGGTGTGGTCGGGTTCTTCAGCGCTCTGGCGGTCGTGGGTTTCGCCGCCGCCATGGTCGCTCCGACGGGTGTGGCGCTGGCTGAGCAGCCCCTGGCCGAGGGGCCGGAATCCGCATACGCGGCGGCGCTCACCGAGACGCAGAACCTCACCGTGACCGTCGAGGGCGCCGAGATCGCTCCGATCCAGCGCGGCACCTTCTCGGTGTACGTCACCCCGAAGCCGACTCCGACGCCCACCCCCTCGACAGCCTCCTCCGGTGACTCCGGTTCGGGCTCGGGAGGCGGCGGACCGCTCTTCTACACCGGCGGCGGCGCCCCTGCGGAGTGGATGGCTGCGGCCGGGATCGCCGAGTCCGACTGGGGCTACGTCGACTACATCGTCTCGCGCGAGAGCGGGTGGAACCCGAACGCGACGAACAGGTCGTCGGGTGCCTGCGGTCTCGTCCAGGCTCTCCCCTGCAGCAAGGTGCCGGGCAACGGCTACGACCCTGTCGACAACCTCCGGTGGGCGACGGGCTACGCGACCGGTCGGTACGGCAGCTGGGCCGGCGCGCACGCGTTCTGGACGAACAACCACTGGTGGTGA